In Pleurodeles waltl isolate 20211129_DDA chromosome 5, aPleWal1.hap1.20221129, whole genome shotgun sequence, the DNA window GCAAGTGATTAGAGGAGGAGGTAAGTGCTCTCAATCTCTGTACATTAACCACTCCTTTTGATACtgtcacattgaagtggaaggtgGAAAGGAGAGAGGGGTGCAGACTGTTAGCAGACTGTTAGCTGGTTAGACTTCTCAAATCGCGCCTTCTGGTTGCCTCCCTTACTATCCTGCCAAATTGAGTTCCTGTAGGGGCCTGTATTTCAATCAGCTATCACTTAAGGTTGCAAAAAGTGGTGGGATGCCTACATATATGAAAAAAGGATTTAAGACTTAAGCACCTACCAAGGGACTGAAAGGAGCGAACAAAGAAGATGGACCTCAAGGAACCCTTGAGGGACAAACTGGAGCTGAGGGTCTAGATTGCCTAAGTGCCTCCCCGCTGCTAGAGTTCATTTCTGTAAACTTGTCAGCTACAGCACATAACTCTGCAATGTCTTTAGCTTCATCAATAAAGGATTTTGTGGGGAGGCATTTTAAGACCTCAAAGATATGAGTCCCCGGTTGTAGGACTCATAACCTCACCAGCTCTGCATAGAAATGTTCAGATTGAACAGGAGACGGGGAAGAAAGAGAGGCTATACTATTGGGGGACCTGGTTATGACAGCGCCACGCCTATGTTCTTCACCTTGTTTTCTTCGTCTCCGAGGCAACCAtggggaaagaagaaaaggagactaaACAGGAGCTTTCCCTAAGTGGTACTGTCTCTTCAGATATCCCAGGGAGAGCACAATCAAATTATATTTTCATAGAGGTCACGTCTCCCGAAGTGGGCCCCAACAACATGCAAATCTTTCTGTTTCAGATGCAGAATCCTTAAGCAATTGCCCCTCACTGATGTTGGACGTCCTTTTTTTATACAAAAAATGCCGTAAAGCCTTTTGGAATTGACGGTTACAACAAATGACAGCTTGAAATCAGAGGCAGAACTTTTAAAAGTGATTCTTTTGGTGCTAAAATAACTCAGTAAGGCTGGTAAGGCTGGTGCCCAGACCTGGTTCCAAGCCTGAGCGGTAGGAGTCCCATAAAACAAGTGAAACTGGTGTAACTGGCTCGATATACGTGTCTAGAAACCAAGTAGTACACCAAGAGAGGAATCAGAGATTCCCCTCCCGTTAAGTAATAGCTTGTTTAAGGTAACCAAGGGAGAACAACTAATCCTGGGTAGGCCAACTGGATTAGGCAGAGGGTCCAACCAATAACCTACTTTTAGTCTCCTGGAATGTACATGTGTTAGAATGTCTGCAAACGTCAAACGACTTATCAAAGGTTTGGGATCAAAATGTATTAATTTGCTTCAGGAGACCTGGTTGGCAGGTGAAAAACCCAATCAAAGTGGTTTTATGCAATTCTCAAAACACGCAACCAAAGGGGATGCAGTGCACCTAACGGGTGTTTGTTGACAATGACTTCAACAAAATGTGTAAAGGGGGCAAGCTTAATATTGACAAATAATGCTTGTATTTTGGTGTGTCTTTTACAACTGTATGATGGCTATCTACCTATGAATTCATTAATAATTGTGAATTTGTATATAAATCAGGGGGAGGTCCATAATGAGGTTCGACAATTTCTTTTGTTTGAAAGTGATCTAGTATCCTTGTCAGAATCGTCAGGGtgattttaatttacatttgtCCCCGGTTAGGACTGATGAATTGCATGGTGAAATACTGAAGGTTTATGGGATTACACAATCTGTCTTTCCAAAGTACCTTTTATTAGTCCTTTAAGGACTCCATCAGGATAATTGGGTGCAGTTGGAGCTAGAACTCAGTGGATTGCTTTTGAAAATAATCTTCTTGGTAATGGTTTGAGACATGGGTGTGTTTTAGCCTCCCAGCTATTCTCTGTATATCTTACTGATTTGCCACAGATTCTGTTAAAAATCAAGGCGTTCTCACCAGAAATGCGGGGAAGACATATTGCTTACTTATTATATGTGGATGACCTGGTTAATATGGATGTGACTCAAGTAGGCCCTGAAAAAGTAAATTAAGGCACTTAGTAAATATTGTGTGGCAAACAACTTTGCGGTCAGTAATGGTAGACAAACATTTTAATATTTGATAAGAAATCTAAGCCATATAAGTAGACATTAAGAGATAAACCAGTAGAGGTAGATACATCATACAAGTATTTTGGAATGATGTTCAATTCAAAATTAAGCTGGTCCCTGCACAGGAATTTGGGGATGCCAGTTTCCTTTTCGACAACTGGAGAGCTGGTGAAATTTAAAAAAGATTTTGGAGGGTTCTCCTTGACTCCTGTCTGTTTTTACAGTGTATAAAGCTGTGGTCCCTACATAGAGTGACCAGATCTTGAacaccaaaaaccaggacattttgcAAAAGGACTACATAATTACATCAACGTAAAGtcacagaatcaatcaatcaatcagggaatttgtaaagcgcactactcaccgtgagggtctcaaggcgctgggagtgggggggggggcagctacagatcgaacagccatgtcttgagatgtctcctgaaggtaaggaggtccttggtctgacgcaggtgggtgggaagagtgttccacatcttgggagCCAGGtgcgagaacgatctgccgccagtGGTTGttttgcagatgcgtgggacggtggcggggggcaaggtcggcggagcaaagctgttgggtcagggtgtagaaggagagctgtctgttgaggtattcttgtccggtgttgtgcagtgccttgtgagcgttggtgaggagtttgaaggtgatgcttacaagggcttgggtgattgttcttctggtttcagtggggaatccatttgtagatcttccgaagcatgcagagggtgttgaagcaagaggaggagatggctttgactttctgggtcatagatagtgaagagtccaggatgaatcccaggttgcgtgcgtggtcggtgggtgtctatgcggttcccagtgtggcaggccaccaggtgtcgtcccatgcggagggggtggagccggagatgaggacctcagtcttgtcggaattcagtttcaggcagctgttcttcatccatttggcgatggccttcattccttcgtggaattggtcttggcggtgtccttcgtgagggagaggatcagctgggtgtcatcagcgtatgagatgatgttgaggttgtgagatcagacgatgttagcgagcggagccatgtagatgttgaagagggtcgggctgagggacaaaccctgtggtatgctgcagatgattttggtggcttcagagcagaatggagggaggcagactctcagagttctgccggtgagaaaggaggtgatccaggccagggctctgtcacggattcctgcatcgCTGAGACATGTGCgttgggtgtggtggcagatggtgttgaacatggctgagaggtccaggaggatgagggccacggttttgccattgtctagtatggttctgatgtcgtgggTGGCAGCCATGAGGGCAGttccggtgctgtggttgctgtggaatctggattgggatgggtccagagtgttgttcacCTCGAGGAAAGGGGTCAGATGTTTTTTGACAATTTTCtgaatgacttttgccgggaaggggagcagggagatgggccggacgttcttgaggtcctttgggttcaccttgggtttcttgagggcgttgatctcggtgtgtttccagctctccgggaaggtggcgggctTGAAGGAACTGTTgttgatcttccagagttggggtgcgatgacggagcttgctttgttgaggatgtggtgagggcaggggttggatggtgagtcggagtggatggtgttgctatcgttgacgtgggtccaggagagcagcatgctggtgggtggtgagtctgtggtgtcggtggttgacgggggttagagtactgaagctgtcatggatgtctgcgatcttgcggtagaagaaggtggctaggcagtcgcagaggtcttgtgctggcgtgatgtcgttgacgttggagcgagggttggagagctccttcacaatgttgaagagctccatgtgtgcgttgttgtcaatgcgttctgtGAAGACTCTTCTCTTGGctgttcagatgagttggtggtgtctgcggatgacgTTTTTGAAGGCTacgtggttgtccagtgtctgatcttggcgccacttctttttgagtctgcggcatgtttgcttagattcttggaggtcggagTGAACCAGAAGCCCTTTCTGTTGGCGCGTCTGTTTTAAGGATTTTTGATGGGGCAAGAGTGCTTGCAcagttgtcgatccattgcctgaggttgcggctgctgtgtcagtgttggtggtgtcgatgggtgggttccgggagagggtagtgatcagttggtcttcggtgaccttcttccatctgcggtggggaatccgttgcgggtgatggtgtgttgtggatttctcgaaggagaagtggatgcagtggtggttggtccagtggagttcggtggtgtggctgaaggagacgtgtttgctggtggagaaaatggggtcgagcgtgtgtcctgcggagtgggtgggtgtcgtgacgagctgtttggggccgaagttggagaggttgtcgagtagggtggtagagttgttatcgttggtgttctcgaggtggaagttcaagtcccctaggagtatgtagtctgtggatgcaagagcgtgcatgctgatgacagCTCCCATTGACTTGGGGCAGACGTACCATGCCTTAGTTCAGACCCAAATTGGGACAAATGTGAAGGTAAATGCTTGAAAAAAAACTATAGGTTTACCCAAAGGGGGGCATGAGCCAGGCAACAAGAATTGAAGCAGCGATAGTGTCCTGGAATGACTTTGCCCGTAAATTAGCATAGAGGTTTTGAGGTAAACTTTGGTGTGGGGAGAACTTAAAAATATAATTGCTCTGTGCCAAAGACAATAAAATAGTAGTTAGCGACCTAATATGCGCGATAAGGGTGAGGAAAACATTGGCAAATATAGCACAACAAATTACATAGTGTCGACTATAAATTGGAAGACCCACCTCAACTCTATAAGAGAGACCGTACTTCAATGGTGATCACTGGCAACCCTATCGGTGACAGCCTGGCATGGGGCGATGCGCAAATGGGGACAAACGGAGGAAGACTTTATTCGCTACCAGGAGGTCTGACATCTCTGCAAATGCCCCATCTCCTAATAATGGGCTACAGTTCATGCATAGTTCCTCCAAAGAGTCGAACAAGATAACCCCCACCCAGTTACGTACAGTGACCGCTCTTTACTCACTGCTTGACAAGCCCTCTAGACGTAGCGACCTTCACTTAGTATCCTTAGTATTTGAACACTGTATTTTTTTTCGTTATATTATTTCCTCTCTTATTCTATACAAGGATAATCTGCCTTGTTGCACTTGCTGTTCACAAGGAAAAACCCAatacaaatattttgcaaaaaacaagATTCTAGAAGCGAGATCTGAATAAAGCCAGTGAAAGGGAATACAGGATCAATGATTACGCTACTTATCAACGAATTCATCTGCAACCTATAtattggaaatgtggcaaaaaatgtGTGTGCCCGTACTTATACTTGCTACTCAACTCTCATTTACGTTTGCTGTTATTGAAATTCCCTGTGGGTTTTAATCTATTATGCTTTTTTGGAGAAGGATGGTAAATGTAAATGTGGTTTAGGTTTTTAACATTTTAATGCGCACTTATTAATTGACTGTCTATATTTTTAAGGTAAATAGATGGTTGATTTTATAGCCAATCTTTTGAAAGTATCACATTTGTCACTGTAGCAAGACAATTTCACTCCTTTTAAATATGGAACCTTTTGATGTTGCATGCGCTATGGGAATGTTTTTGAAGGTCATTCTTGCTTAGATGTTTGAACTGCTGTTGATTAGTTTGTTTTAAGTATTGCTGTGACATGCTGTGTTTATTGGTTTTATAGACTATATGGTCTAAATAAACGTATTTTATCATTGTTATTTTTCAGAAGCTTCAGCAGCCGGCTCCTTTGTCCTTTTCATGGGGATGTGCCacttaatacatatttaaatattacttaaaacaatcacattggcaagTGACACCTGCAGCCTAGTCATGGCATACAATAAGCGATTATCAGCTGATGTAGTAGCAGTATTATCTGGGTTGGGTGTGACAGCTATATAATCTGGATTGCTTTCTACATTTCAATGTATCCGCGTATGTCTCTCGGGGTATATAGGTTTTGTTCATATATAAAAATTCTGATTATCTACagttaattatttttaaatgcctAAATGTATTTTCTTAGGATGCTGGTTACCACAGAGTTGTGTAGAACTGTGACTTCATTATCCAAGAGCactaaaattaaaagtagtatttgCTTCAAGGCCATGCAAATGGCATAAGTAGTTACGTTGCACATATTCTGGAAATATAGCTCAACCAGTCTGCATCAGTTTAGACATATTTATTTGAATATGCAATCTCATAGACAATTTTTTATGGACACTGATGTGATATTAGAGATGTCAGTATTACTGgctaaaaaatgtatacttatagattttatttttattttaggttaGTGATTCCAAGTCATCTGTTAAAGGGTTAAACAGTGACCTTGGAGAAGGATCCAGCGATGGACTACAGCTGTCATCCAGTCTTCAGTTTCTGGGAGAGGATCTTGAAACGTCTTCTTTACCCGATATCAGTGAGGATCAGCCTTTTGACATTCTTCAAAAGTCCCTACAGGAGGCTAATATTACAGAACAGACTTTGGCTGAAGAGGCATATTTGGATGCAGATGTAGAGTCTAGCCAAATATGTGCACAACCACAGCTTGTACCACCTCCATCAGCACCGTATTCTCAGCCTTGTGATAACTCTGCTTACTCTGGTCAGCCATTGCACCAGCTAGGAATTACTCATCTACCAGTTGGAGCGTCATTGGCAAGCAATACAGTTGGTGTGCAAGAAGGCTTTGTGCAGCATGTGGGAATTAGTCTTCATAATCAGCAATTGTCTACTTGTGATCAGTTGAATGGACCAGGGCAGATTCAACTAATTAGCTCTTTTAACAATCAACCGTCCATGATGACTATCAATAAAATTGATGGAGCCCAAATTATATTGAAAGGGAGTGCACATCAAGGATCCCCAGGTGGTGTCATGGTTCACAGGCCTACTCCAAATGGCAACTCAATGTTTGGGAACTCTAATTCGAGTCCCGTTGGGCAGGCTTCGAGCATTCCATTTAGCAATGCAAATTTTCAAACATCTGTACCATTGCATAATATTATCATACAGAGAGGTCTTGCGTCTACTCCCAATAAAATTCCAATTAATATACAACCAAAGTCCATTCAAATGGATCAGCATGCAGCTTACAATATGAATAATATAGGAATACAGCAACATCACATACACGGGATTCCATTTGGTCCAGCAAACGTACCTCACAGTTCAGGAGTCTGTCAACAGATGCCTGTTAACATTGGTAACCAGCAAAATCCAAGAAACATGGTTTCGTCTCAGTCACTGAATTCTGGAGGAAGTATTGTTATTCATTCACCTGTGGGACAACATCATGTGCATCAAAATCAGTTTCTCATTCCTACAAGCACTTCATTAACGTCAAGCTCAGTTCATCATGCCCAGACCATTAATGGGCAGCTTATGCAAACACAACAAACTCATCTTGTTCCTTCTCATTTATCTGCCGAGCATGTGATGCTGAATAGAAACTCCCCCAGCATGACCCGATCTAACCAACCCTATGCAGGGCAGATGCTAAGTAATCACAGTACAGCTGTACAACTGGTCTCTGGTCAGACATTCAGTAGTTCAGGGGGTCAAGTCATAGTAAACCATGGATCTTCTCAGATTATTGGTGGACAAGCGGCAATGCAGCATTCATCTCCTACAATATTACATATATCTCCCACACAAAGTAATGATTTTCAAAGTAGTTCAGATTGTTCTACAATTTCAACAGGACAGTCTTCGGTTTCTGGTATTCCGGTGCCTAATCAATTCAATGTTGTAAGCTCTGCCACAATACATCCTAATGTGAGGAATTCAGCCCAGACAGTACCATCTGGAGCACCCTTGTTTGGAAATCACATTTCGCACCACAACAGAACCCAACCTTCAGTCAATGTGTCTCAGCGTCTTCCAGTATCGTCTTCCCAAGCTGCCAAATCCTTTCCTGACTCCCCAGCAAGACCTCAAACACATTTGTGTTGTCAGGTATTAATATTGTTTTGTGCATATAACCTTGCATGTCAAAATAGCACTGTACCAACTGTTCCAATGAAGGAagttgtattgtttacttttattttatgttaCACAGGAGACCTATCTTTGATGTTGTTATAAAATCGTTATTCGATGATTTATAAATAAtcataaaagaatttaaaaaactgctccataattataataattaaaagccaaaatacatacataaaacatGAATGAATAAATCCTTAAGAACACTTAAAATCACTGACGTCATGATTACCCCTAGCAGTATGAACAGGTTATATTAACAATTTGCAGTATTACGCCAGTTCagggctcttaaaaaaaaaaaatctccagtggcATAGCACACCACTGTATCTGACGTATACTACAGGAAAAAGAAGGCTGGCCTATACGGGCGCAATTCTTTTGCAGGCTCTAAGAATAGGTAGAACGTGTCTACGGCGAAAAGGGgcataataaatacaaaataaggtAAAGTGTTGAGTGTCTGTTGGGAGGAACCATCACACGGGCCGGGCAATATACTGCTGAGAGCAAAGTGATCTGCAAGAAAACTTAAATAACTTCTACTAGAGCCTATCCTAAATTTCGTTAACAGGGACCTTTCCCAAACGTTCTTCGCCAACAACAGATAAGGCTCAGGCCCTGGACAGGTTTTAATCACCAAATAATCTCTCAGCAGTGCTTTACACAGGCTCTCAATTTCTTCGCACTCAGGAAAAATTGTTCCTTCACCTGATACTTCACCTTGGCATGCTCGCCGTTGTTAGTCACCTGGGGGGCAAAAACTGTTTTGGCCTACCCATCAAAACTGCTAGTTGCCCATTATGGGTAAGCTACGGGATTTTGTGACCATACTGACAATCTAGACAGTCCTTAATCACATCGCGGTTTAAGGCAGTAGCCTGATTATTCCAAACCGCCAGCCACAGGTGCATAGGAGCGTATCTAATGCTGTCCTCCACATAGGCTAATTTAAGGTCCTCATGCAAGAAAAAGTTTGGGGTACCAGGAGCTACACCCAGCAGTTTTCTTCTTGCCGCAGAGAGGTGCAATCCTGGTAACCCTACAAGCCTGCCCCATAGGTCAAAACGGGGAGGCACTTGATCCTGTACACTTCCAACAGTGGCAAGATGGTTTTACCGCCAATAGAAGAGGAAGTCTTAAATAAGGCACCACAAGATTAGTTAAAACACATGTAATGATTTGCAAGACAGAGTAACCAACTACTGTATGCAACAAACGTAACACACAATTAAGGGAATTCGCTCACTCTTCCAGTGGTTTTACCAGTGATAGAAATCAGCTTTGTTTTACTAGACAGTCTGCCTCATATCATATTGTGCGTCTTGGAAATGTTGGTACCAAGGTCTATCCCATCCATGAACCTTACATAAGCTTCAGCAAGGCCCATTAGGCCATTGGGAGTGTAAAAGAGCAAAACAGCATAATCCGAAAACATAAGGACCGGGACAAATGCAGACATTGAGCGTGTCCTTGTCACtgggtattaaaaaataaaaaagtccatTAGTATACAATAGAAATAGGGTTGGGGCCAGCACACCTCCTTGCTGAACACCACGTGAAAGTTACAAAAAATCTATACATTCCCCCTCAACACCATATCTGACAGATATTCTCTTAGCCCTGTCTGCAACTCTTGTAAAAAGACAATCAGTGTGGCAGGGCATACCAATACGAGTTAAGATATCCCACAACTTAGACCGGTTGACCTGGTCAAAGGTGCAGTATAAGTCCATGAATGCCATAAAAAACGCCACTTGGCTGTGGCATACTTCCCAATTGTAAGGTTGAGGTTAAGACACTGTTCAATTGTCCCCAAGTCCTCCCTGAAGCCATATTGTAGCAGACACAGAACATTCTTGTCTGCCACGCAAGCCCCAGTTGGCTGAAAGATGACCCGCCCCACTATCTTGACTGTGGAGTGTAATAATGATATCAGTCTataacagcatggctcctgtctGTTACCCTTCTTAAAAACCAGTACAGTTGTGGGACATTGCCAAGATTCTGGAAGTTTCTGGAGAGGGCTCATAACTTGATGTTGGCCCTAAACAGATACCAGGGAACCCCATTCATCCCATTACTTTATTAGCAGGGCTACCTCTAATGGCACTGACGAGCTCAGGATACTCATAGGAAAGCTCCATGGGGGCTAAGCTAAAGCCTCAGGTGGCACTGCCGTGAGATCAGAAGTCTATGagtatattgatttaaatgattcACCCACTTCTCTGGGTTAATATTAGAACCTAGACCCTTTGATACCTGGTGGAAAGCCTATTTACCATTAACTATATCCTCAAATCCCCTTGAGTCTTTGCATCTAGAGGTGGAAACTTGGCACTCCCATCCATCTTCCTatagttctttttttttctttacagcctCCTTAAATATAATTCTGGCAGCCAGTAATACTCGGCTCGTCCTGGGTTCTGGCATTCCATTGCTCTCTGAGCCTACAGTTAGCTGAACTACATTCCTTATTAAACCATCCCAGCTTGTTAGAACCCCTCTGTCAAGACTGGTTAAGCAAAATTGACCTGACAGAGGAACCCAGGCTAATATATGGCTCTCGGATATCTGGGGCAGGCGAATCAGCAGTTAAGAGACAATCAACCAAAATTTCCTGGTTGCCTGCTATCTCCAATCTCGTCAGCGTGGGGATATCCATGGACTACCACTGAAGTCTCAAAGTCTTATTTTTTTGCAAAAGCCTGGTGATCCCAAAACTTTTAGTTGAACTGGTACAGTAAGGTAGCATATGGAAGAACCCTAACGTGTCATGATTCAATGATTCCCTGCAACAACACTACTTTCCAGACTAATTGAAATAGAAATATAACCTATTGTAGAGCCCCGCCCCCAACCAACAGAAATAGGGGGCTGGTTTAAGGGGTCACCCACAAGTTCCATAACATTAGTTAGACCCGTCGAGCCCAAAGCCTTTAACAGCTTCTCCCCTCTTATCAGGTGGGCAAAAATGGTTAGGTACATCCTGCAACATAAGGGGGTTGACAACTGTAATGACTGTGCCTaatttagcattaaaatcaccCCATACGGTAACATTGATGACACAGCCCAAAGTGGATGACCTTATATTCAGGGTGGACAACATCTTAAAGAGGTCTGTCTGACAGCCgagtttatatacagaattataaaagtttattaaaaagaaataaaacttaTTTGGCAGCACCACCCACACTACCTGGATCCCACTATGACTTAAGACTAGCGGGATGATTGTTAAAGGTAAAGAGGTCTGAATCAACAGCGCCAAAACCCCTCCCCCTGTGGTCTTTGTTCCTGAGAGGCAACTGCTGGATTAATGTGGCTCTCAAAGCCGTCCCATGTAACCTCCCCGAGGGCCCAGGTTTTCTGCAGCATAGCTACATCAAAATGAGAAATGAACCTGAACCTCCTAGGGTCCTGCTGCTTACTGCTGgcgcctgcaatgttccagctgacTATCTTTTGTGGCAAGCCCCGTTGCCTGTGCTCCCAGGATAAAATAATCCCCTGAAAATCGTGTTGTCTCACTGAGTGCATCCAAGGACTCTAAGCATCAATCAATGCTTGCCAGATCTGACAGGGAAGAAACCTATGTGCAACAGGGACTGTGAACCTAGCTACCTCACCTGCCCTTGGTGGTCGAGACCCCTGCCCCTCACCTTTCCTGGGCTGAAGGTGTCTATAAAAGAAACCTGAGGAAATGGTGTTTATATTAGCTCCTTGAAGTA includes these proteins:
- the BICRAL gene encoding BRD4-interacting chromatin-remodeling complex-associated protein-like isoform X1, translated to MDDDDDCLFDLIGDPQALNYFLHGPGNKSVSDSKSSVKGLNSDLGEGSSDGLQLSSSLQFLGEDLETSSLPDISEDQPFDILQKSLQEANITEQTLAEEAYLDADVESSQICAQPQLVPPPSAPYSQPCDNSAYSGQPLHQLGITHLPVGASLASNTVGVQEGFVQHVGISLHNQQLSTCDQLNGPGQIQLISSFNNQPSMMTINKIDGAQIILKGSAHQGSPGGVMVHRPTPNGNSMFGNSNSSPVGQASSIPFSNANFQTSVPLHNIIIQRGLASTPNKIPINIQPKSIQMDQHAAYNMNNIGIQQHHIHGIPFGPANVPHSSGVCQQMPVNIGNQQNPRNMVSSQSLNSGGSIVIHSPVGQHHVHQNQFLIPTSTSLTSSSVHHAQTINGQLMQTQQTHLVPSHLSAEHVMLNRNSPSMTRSNQPYAGQMLSNHSTAVQLVSGQTFSSSGGQVIVNHGSSQIIGGQAAMQHSSPTILHISPTQSNDFQSSSDCSTISTGQSSVSGIPVPNQFNVVSSATIHPNVRNSAQTVPSGAPLFGNHISHHNRTQPSVNVSQRLPVSSSQAAKSFPDSPARPQTHLCCQPPNNLLNQPPPISLSQSHDVTRQHQPSSHHSHSSLSAVQGPGCKMLKHPLGTAVPKQEKSDASLSLESDMQVDGHPGGIKRPATKQLTKRALSLQQLNRDQARVEVPDKRKFSSLNDAVQKLLSYHVFQGSVPNNEDLKKVDNEFECGASHLLHKTQAMLNKYRLLLLEDAMRINPSAEMVMIDRMFNQEERAALTREKRLTIVDPDSFQADFCCSSKFIQRPAYETESTDGDHTTKINTHSCRLRIQKKDPNAYSDTELTNHDARHLVPNNIATLQKSQRFHTKAEKLSKRAKDENVAFSLGIQKLDVSCEETCSPKPPGCNVSFSESEVLSRRLKKPDNGPFSLPCDAVETKYMLSLQTNISSEDLPTGTMAGSNEPQREGVFTKDSETTFKHIVEMKNNGRNSRGDVSCKSVDLEVSHLLPLTSQEDCRMKLIQDRGQGVGETDSVLEAAVNSILEC
- the BICRAL gene encoding BRD4-interacting chromatin-remodeling complex-associated protein-like isoform X2 encodes the protein MDDDDDCLFDLIGDPQALNYFLHGPGNKSVSDSKSSVKGLNSDLGEGSSDGLQLSSSLQFLGEDLETSSLPDISEDQPFDILQKSLQEANITEQTLAEEAYLDADVESSQICAQPQLVPPPSAPYSQPCDNSAYSGQPLHQLGITHLPVGASLASNTVGVQEGFVQHVGISLHNQQLSTCDQLNGPGQIQLISSFNNQPSMMTINKIDGAQIILKGSAHQGSPGGVMVHRPTPNGNSMFGNSNSSPVGQASSIPFSNANFQTSVPLHNIIIQRGLASTPNKIPINIQPKSIQMDQHAAYNMNNIGIQQHHIHGIPFGPANVPHSSGVCQQMPVNIGNQQNPRNMVSSQSLNSGGSIVIHSPVGQHHVHQNQFLIPTSTSLTSSSVHHAQTINGQLMQTQQTHLVPSHLSAEHVMLNRNSPSMTRSNQPYAGQMLSNHSTAVQLVSGQTFSSSGGQVIVNHGSSQIIGGQAAMQHSSPTILHISPTQSNDFQSSSDCSTISTGQSSVSGIPVPNQFNVVSSATIHPNVRNSAQTVPSGAPLFGNHISHHNRTQPSVNVSQRLPVSSSQAAKSFPDSPARPQTHLCCQPPNNLLNQPPPISLSQSHDVTRQHQPSSHHSHSSLSAVQGPGCKMLKHPLGTAVPKQEKSDASLSLESDMQVDGHPGGIKRPATKQLTKRALLQQLNRDQARVEVPDKRKFSSLNDAVQKLLSYHVFQGSVPNNEDLKKVDNEFECGASHLLHKTQAMLNKYRLLLLEDAMRINPSAEMVMIDRMFNQEERAALTREKRLTIVDPDSFQADFCCSSKFIQRPAYETESTDGDHTTKINTHSCRLRIQKKDPNAYSDTELTNHDARHLVPNNIATLQKSQRFHTKAEKLSKRAKDENVAFSLGIQKLDVSCEETCSPKPPGCNVSFSESEVLSRRLKKPDNGPFSLPCDAVETKYMLSLQTNISSEDLPTGTMAGSNEPQREGVFTKDSETTFKHIVEMKNNGRNSRGDVSCKSVDLEVSHLLPLTSQEDCRMKLIQDRGQGVGETDSVLEAAVNSILEC